In Nicotiana tabacum cultivar K326 chromosome 21, ASM71507v2, whole genome shotgun sequence, one DNA window encodes the following:
- the LOC107774864 gene encoding oxygen-evolving enhancer protein 1, chloroplastic-like, translating to MAASLQAAATLIGVIPSRNNLQFRSSHCVSKAFGVEPSSARLTCSLQADFKDLAQKCSDAAKVAGFALATSALVVSGANAEGVPKRLTFDEIQSKTYMEVKGTGTANQCPTIEGGVETFAFKPGKYNAKKFCLEPTSFTVKAEGVNKNSPPEFQKTKLMTRLTYTLDEIEGPFEVSSDGNVKFEEKDGIDYAAVTVQLPGGERVPFLFTIKQLAANGKPESFSGEFLVPSYRGSSFLDPKGRGGSTGYDNAVALPAGGRGDEEELEKENVKNTSSSTGKITLSVTNSKPETGEVIGVFESIQPSDTDLGAKVPKDVKIQGIWYAQLDS from the exons ATGGCAGCTTCTCTACAAGCAGCTGCTACTCTAATTGGTGTCATTCCATCTAGAAACAATCTGCAGTTTAGATCTTCTCATTGTGTGAGCAAGGCATTTGGTGTTGAACCATCTTCAGCAAGGCTTACTTGTTCTTTGCAGGCTGATTTTAAGGACTTGGCTCAGAAGTGTAGTGATGCTGCAAAAGTTGCTGGCTTTGCTCTTGCCACTTCTGCCCTTGTTGTCTCA GGAGCAAATGCTGAAGGAGTTCCAAAAAGACTGACCTTTGACGAAATTCAAAGCAAGACATACATGGAGGTAAAGGGAACTGGAACTGCTAACCAATGCCCAACCATTGAAGGAGGTGTTGAAACCTTTGCCTTCAAGCCTGGCAAATACAATGCCAAGAAATTCTGCTTAGAACCAACTTCATTCACTGTCAAGGCAGAAG GAGTGAACAAGAATTCACCACCAGAATTCCAGAAAACCAAACTAATGACCCGATTAACCTACACTCTTGATGAAATCGAAGGACCATTCGAAGTATCTTCCGATGGCAATGTTAAGTTCGAGGAAAAAGATGGAATTGATTATGCAGCAGTCACAGTTCAACTTCCTGGTGGCGAGCGCGTCCCCTTCCTTTTTACAATCAAACAACTCGCAGCAAATGGGAAACCTGAAAGCTTTAGTGGTGAATTCCTCGTGCCCTCATACAGAGGTTCGTCGTTCCTTGACCCAAAGGGACGAGGTGGATCAACCGGTTATGATAACGCGGTTGCATTGCCTGCTGGAGGCAGAGGAGATGAAGAGGAACTTGAGAAGGAAAATGTAAAGAATACCTCATCTTCAACAGGAAAAATTACTTTGAGTGTTACTAACAGCAAGCCAGAGACTGGTGAGGTGATTGGTGTATTTGAGAGTATTCAGCCATCTGATACTGATTTGGGTGCAAAGGTTCCTAAAGATGTAAAAATCCAGGGTATTTGGTATGCACAACTTGACTCATAG